The following coding sequences lie in one Coleofasciculaceae cyanobacterium genomic window:
- the trpD gene encoding anthranilate phosphoribosyltransferase — protein MSIANLDNKLLIHEPLNYSALLQQLLEGQSLSVSQATDLMIGWLTETISPVVSGAILAAIQAKGVSSEELLGMVRVLYSQSVKATSRDCLVGTAPLVDTCGTGGDGASTFNISTAVAFVTAAAGVKVAKHGNRSASGKTGSADVLEALGINLKATPQKAQSALEAVGITFLFAPDWHPTLKAIAPLRKTLKVRTIFNLLGPLLNPLRPTGQVIGVNHSSLVPTFAQVLKQLGTNRAIVLHGCEGLDEAGLGDKSELSILSNQQIHALTLDPKDLGFSRTPISQLHGGNVRENAEVLQAVLRGQGTQAQQDIVVLNAALALYVGEVVPEENNYLDTFVRTLVLARDIVNSGLAWQKLEQLARFLKA, from the coding sequence ATGTCAATAGCAAATTTAGATAACAAGCTTTTAATTCACGAACCCCTTAATTACTCTGCTTTATTGCAACAATTACTCGAAGGTCAATCTCTTTCCGTTTCTCAAGCTACCGATTTAATGATTGGTTGGCTTACAGAAACCATTTCCCCTGTAGTATCGGGGGCGATCTTAGCAGCAATTCAGGCAAAAGGAGTTTCTAGCGAAGAGTTGCTTGGTATGGTTCGGGTCTTATACTCTCAATCGGTTAAAGCGACATCGCGCGATTGCCTAGTTGGTACTGCACCTCTAGTAGATACCTGCGGTACTGGTGGAGATGGAGCGTCAACCTTTAATATCTCTACTGCTGTGGCTTTTGTTACTGCTGCTGCTGGAGTTAAGGTTGCCAAACATGGCAATCGTTCGGCATCGGGTAAAACTGGCTCGGCAGATGTATTAGAAGCATTGGGTATTAATCTCAAGGCAACCCCCCAAAAGGCTCAGTCAGCTCTCGAAGCAGTGGGAATCACTTTCCTATTCGCTCCAGATTGGCATCCAACTTTAAAAGCGATCGCTCCCTTGCGTAAAACCCTCAAAGTGCGGACAATTTTTAATCTACTCGGTCCTTTGCTCAATCCTTTGCGACCAACAGGGCAGGTTATTGGTGTCAATCATTCCTCTTTAGTACCGACTTTTGCGCAGGTTTTAAAACAACTGGGAACTAATCGAGCAATTGTCCTTCACGGATGCGAAGGTTTAGACGAAGCAGGGTTGGGGGATAAAAGCGAACTCTCCATTTTGTCAAACCAACAAATTCATGCCCTCACCCTCGACCCTAAAGATTTGGGTTTTTCCAGAACTCCCATCAGTCAACTTCATGGGGGAAATGTTCGAGAAAACGCAGAAGTTCTTCAAGCAGTTCTTCGCGGTCAAGGAACTCAAGCCCAGCAAGATATAGTTGTCTTAAATGCAGCTTTGGCATTGTATGTTGGTGAAGTAGTACCTGAAGAGAATAATTATCTCGACACTTTTGTTCGGACTCTGGTTCTGGCGAGGGATATTGTCAACAGCGGACTAGCCTGGCAAAAGTTGGAGCAACTCGCTCGGTTTTTAAAGGCTTAG